Proteins co-encoded in one Salvia splendens isolate huo1 chromosome 4, SspV2, whole genome shotgun sequence genomic window:
- the LOC121800836 gene encoding uncharacterized protein LOC121800836 has protein sequence MSNKFTKLYKRLTELSQAQNYSPYPTPLSIFFSLSLLLSLDKLQTFSICRRRLPSYQPPLPLYSRLAGAGYCSIDFAGRGRCCRAAVPSPPGRASAGCVVYTAVQPSRLRRQTPGDAVVAAWRCRCSRCSAPEHHRHRCWIVAAGRAAVASGRRGSPMVVQPRTSPQPTRTAPHNPEILDLNLITEEEKLIAEEENLYIIFN, from the exons ATGTCAAATAAATTCACAAAGTTATATAAGCGCTTAACTGAATTATCGCAA gcCCAAAATTACTCCCCATACCCCACGCCTCTCTCTATcttcttctccctctcccttcttctctctctcgacaAATTGCAGACATTCTCAATCTGTCGTCGTCGTCTCCCATCTTACCAGCCACCGCTGCCTTTGTATAGTCGCCTCGCCGGAGCTGGCTACTGCTCCATTGATTTCGCCGGAAGAGGACGCTGCTGTCGCGCTGCTGTTCCGTCGCCGCCGGGAAGAGCTTCTGCTGGCTGCGTCGTCTACACAGCCGTCCAGCCGAGCCGCCTTCGCCGTCAGACGCCGGGAGATGCTGTTGTCGCCGCCTGGAGATGCCGCTGTAGCCGTTGCTCCGCCCCGGAACATCACCGCCACCGCTGCTGGATCGTTGCCGCCGGAAGAGCTGCTGTCGCGTCGGGAAGACGCGGCTCGCCGATGGTCGTGCAGCCCCGAACATCACCGCAGccaacccgaacagccccgcacaACCCCGAAATTCTCGATTTAAATCTT attacGGAGGAGGAAAAACTCATcgcggaggaggaaaatctctacataatatttaattaa